In the Chloroherpetonaceae bacterium genome, one interval contains:
- a CDS encoding SDR family oxidoreductase — protein sequence MKNVLIIGTTGVLGRELVPRLKAKGYYVRGLVRPESKEKLQAAYAAGLPEFEVAYGNIMDPPSLQAAMQGIDVVISCVSAGQDRTAESRGKAEHYGQMNAIEAAKRAGVKQFIFTSTLFPKNSLGYSFVWAKLMTEEKLRESGLTYTIFRPCGFFYELYYRGEPFVQATNAFPILGDGKTTTQMLAEQDVAKMYVAAIGNLECMNRTLEIGGGRVMTFDELIEEWSRVRLKYEGKPVIPFHIPVTPLRIFAEAVKPFWEQAWGIVHLLDFSYDNMECDMTEPKRILGIDRLMTLEEYITEAYEKKYASRRLSATAAPTPSHN from the coding sequence ATGAAAAACGTGCTCATTATTGGCACAACGGGTGTTTTGGGGCGCGAGTTGGTGCCACGCCTGAAAGCCAAAGGCTACTATGTGCGTGGGCTCGTGCGCCCTGAGTCTAAGGAAAAGCTGCAAGCGGCTTATGCGGCGGGTCTACCTGAGTTCGAAGTTGCGTATGGCAACATTATGGATCCTCCTAGCTTGCAAGCTGCCATGCAAGGCATTGATGTCGTCATTTCGTGCGTCAGTGCTGGGCAAGATCGCACGGCTGAATCGCGTGGCAAAGCTGAACACTACGGGCAGATGAATGCAATTGAAGCAGCAAAACGTGCAGGCGTCAAGCAGTTTATCTTCACCTCTACGCTTTTTCCGAAGAATTCCTTAGGCTACAGCTTCGTGTGGGCGAAACTTATGACGGAGGAAAAGTTACGTGAAAGCGGTCTAACCTATACGATATTTCGCCCCTGTGGATTTTTCTATGAGCTGTATTATCGTGGCGAGCCCTTTGTGCAAGCTACCAATGCCTTCCCAATTTTGGGCGATGGCAAGACCACCACACAGATGTTAGCCGAGCAAGACGTTGCCAAGATGTATGTCGCAGCGATTGGCAACTTAGAGTGTATGAACCGCACTCTTGAAATCGGCGGTGGGCGCGTGATGACCTTTGATGAACTCATTGAAGAGTGGTCAAGGGTGCGCTTGAAATATGAAGGCAAGCCTGTTATTCCATTTCACATTCCTGTTACGCCGCTGCGCATTTTTGCCGAAGCCGTGAAACCTTTCTGGGAACAGGCTTGGGGCATCGTGCACCTGTTGGATTTTAGCTACGACAACATGGAATGCGATATGACCGAGCCCAAACGTATCTTAGGCATTGACCGCCTGATGACACTCGAGGAATACATCACTGAGGCGTATGAGAAAAAATACGCCAGTCGCCGCCTCTCCGCAACTGCTGCACCTACCCCATCACACAATTAG
- a CDS encoding acyl-CoA thioesterase, with product MRTTSLAASAHIFEHHFRVLPEDIDVQNHASNISYLKWVQDAAVSHWRHRATLEQQEAFTWVVIRHEIDYLRPAFLGQELLAKTWIGNATAATCERFTEIWRPSDHCLLAKAHSVWCLLDRQSFRPRRITQDLVERFT from the coding sequence ATGCGCACCACCTCGTTAGCTGCTTCTGCACATATTTTTGAGCACCATTTTCGTGTCTTACCTGAGGATATTGATGTGCAGAACCACGCCAGCAACATCTCTTACCTAAAGTGGGTGCAAGATGCAGCAGTATCGCACTGGCGGCACCGCGCCACACTTGAGCAACAAGAAGCCTTTACTTGGGTTGTTATTCGGCACGAGATTGACTACCTCAGACCCGCTTTTTTAGGGCAGGAACTGCTTGCAAAAACTTGGATTGGCAACGCTACTGCAGCGACTTGCGAGCGCTTCACCGAAATTTGGCGACCTAGCGATCACTGTCTTCTGGCTAAAGCTCACAGTGTGTGGTGTTTACTTGACCGACAATCTTTTCGTCCAAGACGCATTACGCAGGATTTAGTAGAACGCTTTACCTGA